CTCTGGATCCTTGTGCAACTTTGAGCCTCTCTAATGGAGAATTTCAGCAATGACAGCACTCCTGAAAGGTCTGGCATAAAAGCAAACAGTTAACTCTCCTGGGTGTCTTTCCTTATTGGTTTAAATCTTCTGCATGATACTTTCAAAATATGCCCTTTTCTGTGTTAATGGAAGAGGATGAAGACTcattctgctgctcagctctcctggtgTGATAGATCTCTGCCCAGTATCCCCTGCAATGACTTATTTTCCAATCTGAGGAATCCTCAGAGGCAATGTTGTTTACCTAGTTATTTAAAGAGGCGTAAAAGCAAATTCTTTCTAGGTCTGTGCTGCAGATGCTGGGGAGGACTGCGTGTTGTGGTACCACAGGtgatgaaaaatgcatttgcttttctctgaagCTGATAATGGCCAGGATGGTCCTTTGAAGCCCCAAGAAACATCTGAGGTGCCTGTGTGAGCTGAGGTCAGGGAGGCTCCAGACAAACAGCACAGCTTCTGCCCAGTGCTGAAGGTGCTCCGTCCCTGGGATGAAGGACTGGAGCACTTGGGATCCATTccaaggcagggatgttgctgTCTGCTGGCAGAAGGCAGGCTGTGTGTCTCCCTGGTGGTGGCAGGGGGATGTGGGGTGActctgtggcagcaggcagagcgagccctgctcctgcctccagaGCGCCTCGCTGCCTCTGAGCCCTCTGCTGTTGTCATTGAGCCGgtttcctcctgctgcacatCGCTTTCCCACCGGGAGAATTGATCCAAAAAGCCAAAGCAAGAATTGACAAAGACCTTTTCTCCCCCTCCCTCAGCAGAATTAAGTCTGAAGCGGGTTGATAACGGCGGATGGAGTCCTCCTTGACTCTGACAAATGTCTTTAATGTTATTCAGCAAGCTGACCTTTTCCCGTCTTTATTGTGCGTCTTCCCTTTGAATCAGATTTGATTGTTACTTCAGGTAGAATAACAAACGCTGTCACGTAAATAACTTTGCAGTAATGTtaaaaggagggaagaaaaaaacccacaaacaaacaaaacacccaaGCGCTGCCTTACTTGCAAATGCAACGGGAGAATGTATCCTCTGTGCCAGCCGTGAAAAAGCAGCTGTGTGACCTTCCCACACAACATCTTTGACTTGCTACTCCAGGGAATCATCTCCTGTGTTGAAAAACCAGCGGAGAAATAATGGTTCACAGAAATGTTAATGACAGCTAATGCTAACTAGGGCTGGTAAATTCtaagggagggagaaaaggtCATGGAAATCCTTAATATGAACCTAAATGCATGACCCATTGGGACTAGTGGGCATTTGATGCCTGAATATTTGAGACTGGTCCTACAGAAGACAGTATTTAGGCCTTGGCTGAGCTGTTCAGCCTCAGAGTCTGCCCTGAAGTGGCAGTGATCAGGGTTATATTGTTTTTTACACCACCTCTTCCTCAGCAGGGTTCAGGGGCAGACTGATCTCGTGTGGCTCAGCTTGGTGATGTGCACTGCAGCTCTTTTTAGTGTGGAGGGAGGAAAACCCCTGTCCTTGTAGCTGTGAGAGTGCCCTGGCACATCTGCGTGGCCAGAGTCTCTGCTCTGATTTGtacaaatgaggaaaaataaaggacaAATTGTTTTGGGGCTGCCTTGTCCTGAAACTTGCGCTGCAAGCGTGTCATGAGGCATTCCTGggttgctccagctgctgtgggaggtgCTGGCACCCAGCTTTGGGAGTGAACATGGGAAAAGGCACAGTGGAGACACAGTgagtggggagggggaaaactgAGCCATGGGAGCACAAGGCCAGAGCCACCTCAGGGAGCAGAGGTGCTTCATCGTAAGGCTTGTGGAGCATTCAGAGTTTCCAGGCTGGCTGGTGAGGATGTCAGGGTTTCAGAAgtgtgctgtccccagagctggcttggacagaagAAATGGGACCTCAAGGAAGAGTTCAGAGCAAACTGAAAATCAgcctgaggcaggcaggcagtggtgCCTTCATCCAAGTCTGCTGAGGCACCAAAGTggaaaaggaatattttgttATTAAGCATTATCTCCAAATAACGTTTGTTGCTGTATATTGTGGATTCTTTAGTTTCTTTCTTCTGCCAAGGTTgggattaaatgtgtgagatggTATTTCTTGTTTGGACTTACATGTTTATTAGTTCTTATTTATATTACAATCTCACAAACTGTGAGTTTTACAGCACTTCACTCTAACAAGCTAAAAATGGAgttgtatttctttctttacaaGGCCTTTTAAGAATAAACTGTCTAATTAAGAAAAgacacttaaattatttttacttttaactcAATAACTTAATTACCCATGACTTGCAATGCGgacttttaatttaatatatatactatatataaaaCTAATAacattatgtattatatataatatataatatataatatataatatataatatataatatataatatataatatataatatataatatattatatgttatatgttatatattatatgttatatgttatatatcatatattatatgttatatgttatatatcatatattatattatattatattatattatattatattatattatattatattatattatattatattatattatattatgttatgttatgttatatatattatatcatatatcatatattatatattatatattatatattatatattatatattatatattatatattatatattgtatattatatattatatatttatattatacaATACTGCTCAAATTCATGAAGGAGAAGGACTAGTTTTTGCTCTAAAACTTCTGTCTTgttttatatattctatataaaatatatatgtataaattttatatatatattctatattctaaaGCTTTAAACTCTAAGTCTTCTACtatgtgatattacacacttctattcaaactacACACTCATAAATCTTAGTTTTACCATTTAATTTTGGAAGTCTTCTCTATGGTCTCAGGttaaatgcagtgttctcttggggggTCTGCACAGAAAGTCTCAAATTCTCAGTAACCAGCGTTCCAACAGTATCTAACTCATTTTCCTGTATTATAACCAACATTTTGTTCTTCTCTCTTTACAGCGTGGTTTGCTGCTTGGTTTTGAGGCTGGGCTGGCATTTTAAGCTGACACAACCTGTGGTATTTTTGGCGTCCCCCGTGGCAGGAAGGAAGTGAttaatctgactccatgttaaggataatttattattttatgatctctAGTATAGTatagaatgctatactaaaggATAGAGAAAgaatacttacagaaggctagaagataataaagaaaaactCGTGACCTcttccagagtcccgacacagctggactgcgattggtcattaagtcaaaacaattcacatgaaaccaatgtTGTTGGACAAGCAATCTCCacccacattccaaagcagcaaaacacaggagaagcaaaccagataattattgctttcctttttctccgAGGCTCCTCAGCTTCCCTGGAGAAGGGATTTTCCCAGAAAACACGACGGTGACAGCCACCAACCTTCTCCATCCCACTCCGTCTCTCCGTTTCTCCCTGCAGATTCCCCGGTGCACGCCAGCTCCCCGTCGGCGAGCCTGTCCTCGGGGCTGTCCTCGGGGAGCCCGGTGGTGGAGGGGCCCCCCGGCTTCCTGGAGCCCGCCGGGAGCGCGGCGCGGGCGCTGCCGGCGCCCATGAGCGCCCTGGGCTCGCCCTACAGGGTCATCGCCTCCTCGCTGGGCTCGCACCCCGTCGCTCTGTCCTCCGCCCCCGGCGTCAATTTCGTGGCGCACGCCAGCCCACAGGTGGGGATGTGATGGTTTCTTTGTGCTCAGGGTGGGTGAAGTCCCAAGAGTTGGGGGAGAGGGTTGGCTGGTGGGGAGTGCGGCCActcagagctcagctgggaaGAATATTTTCTAGCATGTGAATCTGCATTAATCAGCCTTGCACAGACACGCAGAACACACCAGTTTTAAAATACCCTACAGGATTCTCAGATTTCTGTGGTTGAGATGATCTCCAAGGTATTAGAAAgtccttttttcccagccccaccaCTGAAGAAGTCGAGATTCCTTGGTTCTGCTTatcaaggttgtttattttttcttatctgttCCATTCTGTCTCTGACCTTCTGagctctgtccagcaggtcgggttgtggcacagtccctgcccttggggtggtgttaacTTTTTATACTGAGAACTATGTGTCCTTTCttataattttccaatacctatcacctgtgttagacgGTCTCTCTCTACTCTtaaccaatccagaagtgtcaccatcacagcagaagatggaggacaagaaggacaggacatgcccagattcctccatcttgccccttgaacccccattctaaacccccaaaattctactttttcaccctgtgacaaattcactatcattctactcaaactcttgtggcttgtaaatcctcacacaaagttggtaattgtttccatgggctaaaatcaaaggcacaggtgtttgtgactcggtgccaaggtctctgagcccccttgCCAGGGTCTGggatcacccagggcagccagagaaatgtcctgggttcccacacAGGATGAAGAAATAGAGCTAATTTCCAGCTTTGTTCTCGCTGTGGGTGCAGTCCAGCTCCCCTCTGCTGCAGTGTGTAATTACTGTACATGGGAACAGGATAGCCAAGGGCTGCAGCGTGTGAAACATTGCCCTTCCTCCTGCAGAAGCATATCTGCTTCATTTGTTTATCTGGAAAGGAGACAGACTTTCTAGGGAGAGACAAATGTTAATGCTAAATGCCAGCCACCTACTGTGTTGCATCTCAAGCTGGCCTGAAGCAAAATTGAGCACTCCCATCCTTGCTGCCTGTGCTCACGTGGGTGCTGAGGTTTCCCTTCCAGACAGGTGtttgggagggctgggagcctccCAGGGTGGCTCTGTGGGATGGAGACATGCTGCTCCAAAAGCCTGGAACTGCCTCCTGCATTTCTGGTGGCACTGTGGCATCTCGACAGAGAGCTGAAGTGTTCTGGGTGTCCTGATCTAAGTGAAAATTCTGCCTCTTCCGAGCAAGATTTTGAGTTTTGTTAGTGGGACCTGAAGGTGGGAAGTGCTCAGAAGCCTTGGTGGCTCCTGCTGAGGAAAAAGCAAGGAGATGGTCCCCAAGCCCTCTCTTCCCGTACCATGCTGCTACTCCTTGGAATGCCTGAAGCTCTTCTTAgtgcctgaaaggctgggaaaaAATAGCATGGGAAGGCCCCTGAAGAGCTCTGAAAGAGGATGATGTTTGGCTTACCTTTCCCCAGCATCCTCAACTCCTGTGTGGGCCCCAGCTGTCAGCAGTGGGAATGCTGGAGGATCCCTCATCCCCTTGCAGCACCCCGCTGTTCCCCGTGGATCTGATGGTATTTGTGCCCCTGACATCAAGGACAGAAGGGCTGGACAGGAAATtgtggcagcactggctggTTGGAAGCCTTTCCTCTGGgactggggatgctctgggaagTGGTTTCCCCAGCCTGGGCCCTGTGCCAAGTTCCCAGATCCGAGGAGAAGGTTCCATTTGTGTTGCCTCTAATGCAAGGAGACGGCTGGGCCCTGGGGATTCAGCAGGGAGGCAGCTAATGGATTTGGGTTCAAGCAGTTGTCCCAGATATCATCCATGATTGCACTTCACCTGCAAGAGTCAAGCTCTAAGGACACTGATGGGTAAAACTGCCCTGTGTGTCCCCCTCCCCTGTACCCTCCCTCCCTTTTATTCTTTCAaagtgcaggcagggaggaagaaaaggtgGTACCTGAGTTCTGAGTAACATTTTAAACCATAAAAAGTTTCTCCTGGCTCAGTGTTTTGCCAAGATGATAGACACTTGTGGGGAGGAAAGGgtttatttctcctttccttgGCCTGGATTTTGAAGCATAAGGATTTACAGTTGCCAGTGCTTGGTTTGAGTCTCTGCTGGGGAGATCAAACCtctgttcctctgggcaatTTTTCCCAATACACTTATATGTCCTACTGGAGCAAAACCACTTGGCTCCTGATTTTTGCtggataatttttattttctgtgttattAAAACATTTGAAGCTTGAAAATGAAGGGATAGCGGTGAGGGAAGATGAGAACAGGCttcatcttttttatttttctattgaCACATCAAAAAATTCCAATGGGATGAACCTTTGTTCTTTACCAAAATTTTCTGTGGAAAttaccacatttttttttttttggaaatgtgCAGTTTCTCGGAGCAAATGGAGAAATTTCAGCAACATGCATGGAATCCACTGTTTTAAATGTTACAGAGATTGCAATGAAGGCTCAAGCTGGGTCTTCATCCAAATTCTTGTTTTCTGTCCTTGCTTCTGCCTTCTTTGAGCTGATAAATTGGCACAACTGTTCCAAACAAACCCAGGGATGGAAcaaccatccccagccctcagcccacaGCAGTGGGGAAGGTGATTTGGTGGTGGATGGTGGGCTTGGAAAGAGATTGTTCTGCCCAGACAGCTTTTGACAGGACGTGCTCGATGGCCCTtaaccctccctgccctgcctgacGTGGCTCCAAAGCAAACAGCAATAAAAGGAAGCCCTGGGCAACGTCAGGCTTTGGTCTCTAATCAATGTGGGTTTGTAACCTTTAACttcagcagccaggagcagctcctggggatctcagctgggggctctgcaTCCTTTGCCTGCATCTCACAGCTGCTGATTTTTCGATGCTCAGCCTgatccccccttttttttttgtttctttttttgaaataaTCTGGTAACACCAAATCTACCACCTGTGATGGTGTTTGGGAACCTAAGTCCCAGAGAGGCACCAAATGGCCATGTGTTCATGTGCATATGCAGATATTGTGAGTCAGGGAAGCTAAGCcactaatttttatttatttttttctgttcttaaacACCATTACAGCTTCCCTAGCCATGCAGCAGTGCAGGTTTGATTGCAACAAATCACctgtctgcagagctctgctttaCTAATCTGTTAGTGTTTGTGGCTGCCAGCAGCCAACAATCAGCATCCTCTAATGAAGCAGCCAGGATCCCACCAGCCTCATGGCTTGGAGGCTGTAACTGAGCAGCTGAGGGTAGTGCCTGcccttttccagctctgcttaGTCCTGGCTTTGGTTGCAATATCAGGCAGTGTCTGCTTTAGTGCCTGCTTAAGCCTCTCCTGCTGGATTCAGCAGAggatgtctgtctgtctgcccagggcagccccatgGGGGTAAGCCTGGGGGACaagcctggcaggagcagcaaggGAAGGGTCAGCTCCGTTTGGGGATGGTTTCACTGAGATGTGAGTCTCTTCCCCTCTAACCTGTCTTGTGGCTTCTGCAGCTCAATGTCCTGAACAATGTCAGCAGCTCGGAGGATGTCAAGCCCTTGCCGGgtctcccagggatggggaacatGAATTATCCATCCACGAGTCCAGGATCCCTAGCCAAACACATCTGTGCCATCTGTGGGGACAGGTCCTCAGGTAGGAGGCTTTCTCTCTTGGGGAAGGCTTTGTGCAGTGAGAACTCTCTTGGTGCTCTGAGActgtgcagcactgagcagtgtggaggctgctggggccacACTGGCATGGCAAGCTCATGGCTGGGTCTGGCTGGCTGTGTTGCAGATTTGTGCCCAAAAGTGACCAAACCTAAACACTGTGCTCTTCTCCCTCATGTGTGTAACCTCATTTTACCTTCTGTCCCTGTTTGCCAAAGGTAAATCTACCAAAATCTCTGTGttcccatctccctgtgctttgtgtcagctgggctctgcctgtgcctgggTTTTCTACAATATCCCAGTGAGCCTTACAAGCCCTCTCCATCTCTGTGttcccatctccctgtgctttgtgtcagctgggctctgcctgtgcctgggTTTTCTATCATACCCCAGTGAGCCTTGCAAGCCCTCTCCATATCAGTGCACCCCATTTGCTGCCTGTGGCTGTTGTGCACCTCAGATGCTCCACATCACTCCACTGGCATGCAGCCCCTCCTTATCCCAGGAAAAACAGTGGTCCTGTGGTTTGACTGCTGCTGCTAAGACCTGAAGCCAGTTCAAGGTGATACCCTGCAGTTTTCCCACCTTTGGATTTGCTTTGAGCTCCCCCACGCTGGAAGGAAAGGCAAAAACCTGCCTGGCCAGCCATTCCCTTGCCTCCCCAGGGAAGCACTATGGGGTGTACAGCTGTGAGGGCTGCAAAGGCTTCTTCAAGAGGACCATCAGGAAGGATCTGATCTACACCTGCCGGGATAACAAGGACTGCCTGATCGACAAGCGCCAGCGCAACCGCTGCCAGTACTGCCGCTACCAGAAGTGCCTCGCCATGGGGATGAAGAGGGAAGGTAGGGCTGCTGGGAGCAATGGGATTGGAGATATTTTCCTCCATTCATTAGGATAAATCAGCCTCTTGGTGGCCCTCCCAAGGCTGGTGCATTCATCAGGGGGTTTGGGACCTCATTACGTAAAGGAAATGGGAAtcgtggtttgggttggaaaagagtTTTAAGATCAAGTGGAACCATTGGCCCAGCAATGCAGATTCCACCAGTGAACcctgtccctaagtgccacataTGCCTGTCCTTTAGATACCTCTGGGATGGTgactctgccacctccctgagcagcctgttcccatGTTGGACAGGGTGcaaaaaattcttccttctgTGAAGGCTTTTTTCCTAATAAGGGCTAATAAGGGCAGAGACTGATGGGGAAGCTGTTACagtgtatttttcttctcaCCTAATCACACACATGGGTGAGTATCGAAGCTTTTAACTGATCCTGACCCAACCTTGCCTCTAGTTAGTGACTCTTAGTGGCTTGGACCCCTTGGAAACCTGTAAACTTCTGCTGGGACCTAGCGGTGAGGGGTCCTGCAGCCTTCTTGTCTCTTTTGTGAAGAGcagcttccttttttttgtttttgatttgCTGACTTCATTTGTCACCACCTAATTCTTGTACTGGACGATAAGGGTGAATGATTTATTTCTATCTCTCATTTTATAGTTCTCTGTCATTTCCCCTCTGTCATTTCCATTCACCTGCTGAGCTGgattttctcccaaattatCCTAACAGATGCAACGTCAGGAAGTGACAACCAACACAGCACTTAAGCTCCTTTTTTGTAAGATAAAGTaacagagctgcccagggaagcagctgtAACACTGGGCATGAGCTGATTCTCGTCCTGCAGAATCACCAAAGCTGTGCTGCCTCAAACtcacagggcagcaggggaCTGCACAATGCCAGGCTGGAATCAAAAACTTAATCCCAGGCATAGCTCCCTCTTCCAGCCAGGTGCAAAGTGGTTCAGAGGACCAGGGTGTTAGCACAACTTCCTTTTGCAGAGAGTGAAAATTTAAACCCCAGGAACCTGGTGGATCCTGTGAGAGTTTGGCTGCAGCAAtcactgggagctgcagaaacTGGGGACAGAGTGCAGCTTGAGTTCAGGGGCTGAGTGATGGGACTGGTATTTCCTTGCCATGTTCTTTCTTACAGTAAGATTTTGGTGACTTCAGAAACACTTGCATGGCTTTTTCTGCACAAAtattcccccccccccagcaGGCTGGCCTATACTTGTGTCCTGTGTTGCCCTCCCTCACAAACACCAGGCTGGATGCCCGCCTTGATCCATCTCCTTGGGTGCTACCATTTCACCCCAGCAGTGAACTGAACAAATATAATGCCTGCTGGTCACTTCTTAAGCAGGATTGTTGTATTTCCCTTTgggatttcttaaaaaaaaaaaaaaaaaaaaaaaaaaaaaaaaaaaaaataaaaaaaaagtgtacCAGGACTTTTGTTGCACCCAAGATACACAGGTCCTATACTGACCTGTCTTACACATGTCCTGGGAATTAGAAACTGAGCTTTGGAGAGAATttcatgttctgtgccttctTTAGAAAATATACAGAGGGGAGAAGGGAGTGTGTTGGGGTACTGATGTAGAGGGAACTTTCTAGTGGGGAGGATCTAGTGGGGAAGAGAGGTGGTGGAGGGAGAGGtgatgccagggctgggccaggctgggtaGGATTTTGCTCAGGAATGAGACAACCAGCAAGTGTGAATCCAGCTGGGGTTTTGGGACTGTCTAGCCCTGCTGCTGGatgctctggctgctgtgggattgTTGAAAGCATTCTGGGATTGTTGGAAGCATGCTGAGAGCACAAAAACCTGTCTGTGAGTGCAGGAGTGCTGTGAGTGCTGCCTCCTCCAGCACTCAGTGACAGCCAAGTCCAGACTGCCACCTGGAGGCATCAGCTCCTCTTCCCTCTGTTCTGGAGCTTCATACTTTGGAAATCACAATCTTTGGTCAGAGTTCTTGGTGTGGGAGCAGCCATTTTAATGGGTGTACATCTGAAATACCCATTTATTGTAAAATGCAGGTCTactgaggagaggagaaaatgatgaatctgactccatgttctcagaaggctaatttattactttattatactatattatattaaagaatactataccatactaaagaatacagaaatgatacttacagaatgctaaaaagattataatgaaaacttgtgactctttccagagtcccgacacagcttggccccatttggccaaagagtgaaaacaactcacagcagaatccaatgaaacaatcattGGTTTCagtgggtaaacaatctccaaacacattccacatgagcaaaacacaggagaaacaaatgagataggaattgtttcctttttctctgaggcctctctcGCTGCCTTtaagcttcccaggagagaaaccCTGGGCGGAGGAATTTTTTAAGAGAATGTGAATGGTATTATTTTCTGTTGCCTCCTGCTTGAGGGGGTTTCCATCCCACCTGTGGGGACCCCCTGTGAGCAGATGAGCgttgctgtggctgcagagagcCGTGCTTGTGTcccacagctgtgcaggaggagaggcagaggagcagggagcgcAGTGAGACCGAGGCCGAGTCCACGAGCAGTGGCAGTGAGGACATGCCCGTGGAGAGGATCCTGGAAGCTGAGCTGGCAGTGGAGCCCAAAACAGAGGCCTACAGTGACGTGGGCACAGAGAGCTCGGTAagagcccctggcagcacctgcagccagaGATTGGAGCTGGGATTTGAACAGACAAGCACCATGTGAACAACAAGCATTGGGCAAGGGGGTTTTGCTCCACAGCACCTAAAAATCACCAACAGTTTCTCTTTAGAGATACTCTGAATGACAACTATATGTTATTTTCCAAGCATTTTTCCCCCAGTCTCTTTTAGTTTCAATGAGGAATCTCCTCACTGAAATAGATGCTGGAGAgcctgagccctgtgctggctTTCACACGTGCATAGCCCTGAACATTTCTTGTCTGCCCCTGGCTGGGGTGGAGCTGAACACAGCAGGTTTACTGCTGTGGTTTTGCTGGTTTGGATGGAACTGGTGCTCATGCCTGttcaggggctgctccctggcTTTTGGATatgccctggggagcaggacTGGAGCCAGCCACGAGGGACTTGCTTTGCAAAGGGTaacaagcaaacagaaaagtcTAGCAACCAGCTTGATGCCCTAAGGcatttagcttttatatttttcaaatcttGTACTGCTTTAGTGTATAACTCTAAACTCCATATAGAGTGTCAGCTGCTGTCttcacattttggtcagacaaaacaatccctcTGAGCCTGAAGCTCAAGGACACCCTACAGCCTCAGGCCCCAAAAAGtataaacaaaagtgaattgGGGGGAGCAAACTGGGGGAatatgacttcattacctgaagctgtaattggaggattaacccttgaaatggaaatggaccaaacttaAAATTGTCTGAAAAACTTAGCGTTGTCCATCTCAGGTGTAGCCCCTCTTTTGACTGCCCAAGGTGTGCCTATTGAAGACCTTCAATAAATACCTTTTTTTACCCTCTTAATCTGgtctagcctctgttctggGTGGCCACTCCAAGGCATCAAGCTGACTTGGCTGGCTGCAGAGAGGACAGTGGTAACAaattcctgctctccccagcagcacccacctgaGATTATTGGCAGTTTGGATGTTGTACTTGTGGCATTGAGTATCGTTAACTCAATTGCGATTATCAAAGACTTTCCACTGATGAattctcctcttttcctctgctcttttccttttggtaCCCCTCTCTGTTAGACAAATGACCCTGTCACCAACATCTGCCACGCTGCTGACAAGCAGCTCTTCACTCTGGTCGAGTGGGCCAAGCGCATCCCCCACTTCTCCGACCTGACGCTGGAAGACCAAGTCATTCTCCTCCGGGCAGGTAATGTCCCCcacctgtgctgtccctgctgcccctgtcccttctctgggctgtgtgagagccagccaggctgggtgctGAATGTGCAATCCTGAGCCAATCCATTCCTCCATGTCCCATGCTGAGACACGATGAGAGGTTGGCAGAGGGTGTGGATGGGGTGTAGAATCTGTTGTTTGTAAAGAGATTGGAGTTGCTAGGAATGTGTTTTTttaggaagaaaacacagaatattttttccccttttcttttttgtaattttaattgttttccctttgagccagtttctgctccttgctTGCTGCTAGTCAGGGTCActgaatcatagaatatcctgagctggtAAGAACCTGCAAGAATCatcaaagtccaactcctgtccctgcccagaacAACCCCAAGtatcacaccatgtgcctgagagcatttcCCAGATATTTCCAAGGGATTTCCCACCTCTTGCAAGGGATGCACTGGTACCTGGGGTGCCAACTCTCCCCTGAGTTCAGTCCAAAGCCAGCAGGGAgaagccagctctgctgctctgtctggAACTGCTTTTTGGCCAGACTGCCTGAAGTGTCCTGCCCTCCTGTGCTTGCAGGCTGGAATGAGCTGCTCATTGCCTCCTTCTCCCATCGCTCGGTGTCGGTGCAGGATGGGATCCTGCTGGCCACGGGCCTGCACGTGCACCGCAGCAGCGCCCACAGCGCCGGCGTGGGCTCCATCTTTGA
This DNA window, taken from Melospiza georgiana isolate bMelGeo1 chromosome 9, bMelGeo1.pri, whole genome shotgun sequence, encodes the following:
- the RXRG gene encoding retinoic acid receptor RXR-gamma, which gives rise to MYGNYPHFIKFPAGFGNSPVHASSPSASLSSGLSSGSPVVEGPPGFLEPAGSAARALPAPMSALGSPYRVIASSLGSHPVALSSAPGVNFVAHASPQLNVLNNVSSSEDVKPLPGLPGMGNMNYPSTSPGSLAKHICAICGDRSSGKHYGVYSCEGCKGFFKRTIRKDLIYTCRDNKDCLIDKRQRNRCQYCRYQKCLAMGMKREAVQEERQRSRERSETEAESTSSGSEDMPVERILEAELAVEPKTEAYSDVGTESSTNDPVTNICHAADKQLFTLVEWAKRIPHFSDLTLEDQVILLRAGWNELLIASFSHRSVSVQDGILLATGLHVHRSSAHSAGVGSIFDRVLTELVSKMKDMQMDKSELGCLRAIVLFNPDAKGLSSPSEVESLREKVYATLEAYTKQKYPEQPGRFAKLLLRLPALRSIGLKCLEHLFFFKLIGDTPIDTFLMEMLETPLQVT